From Fusobacterium mortiferum ATCC 9817, a single genomic window includes:
- a CDS encoding Jag family protein: MKNVIEIKAMSQEQAITRALKIMEATPEQVVNVIEKQKSKSFLGIFNREGVYEIEIDKTPKEKKESKIEKIKDIEVTEKKKEHVKEQTIDIKEVKKDKKDISETIQKKAEELLENIGLVLKVEVDRLSDRNYLVNLYGEDNGIIIGKKGKTLNSFEYLLNSIMKDYRIEVDVEGFKAKRTETLRELGKKMAEKALKSGKPVRLNPMPPRERKIIHEVVNKYQELDTYSEGRDPKRYIVIKRKK, translated from the coding sequence ATGAAAAATGTTATAGAAATTAAAGCTATGAGTCAGGAGCAAGCTATAACAAGAGCGTTAAAAATCATGGAAGCAACTCCTGAGCAAGTAGTTAACGTTATAGAGAAACAAAAAAGTAAATCTTTTTTAGGAATTTTTAATAGGGAAGGAGTTTATGAAATAGAGATAGATAAAACTCCTAAAGAGAAAAAAGAAAGTAAAATTGAAAAAATCAAAGATATAGAAGTAACTGAAAAGAAAAAAGAACATGTTAAAGAACAAACTATTGATATTAAAGAAGTAAAAAAAGATAAAAAGGACATATCTGAAACTATTCAAAAGAAAGCTGAAGAACTCTTAGAAAATATTGGTTTAGTGCTAAAAGTTGAAGTAGATAGATTAAGTGATAGAAATTATCTTGTTAATTTATATGGAGAAGATAATGGAATTATCATAGGTAAAAAAGGAAAAACTTTAAATAGTTTTGAATATCTTTTAAATTCAATAATGAAAGATTATAGAATTGAAGTAGATGTAGAGGGATTTAAAGCTAAAAGAACTGAAACACTAAGAGAGTTAGGAAAAAAAATGGCAGAGAAAGCTTTAAAATCTGGAAAACCAGTTAGACTAAATCCTATGCCACCAAGAGAAAGAAAGATAATACATGAGGTTGTAAATAAGTATCAAGAGTTAGATACTTACAGTGAGGGAAGAGATCCTAAGAGATATATTGTTATTAAGAGAAAAAAATAG
- a CDS encoding MFS transporter, translating to MKNWKKVAKKFIVAQSISLFGSSIVQYGIIWYLTLETGSAKILTLTTLCGFLPQMLISFFSGTLIDKYNRKSILIVSDSIIAISTFLLAISFFLGERNYNLLFVVLIIRSFGTGVQTPTVNTIIPQIVPEEKLFRVNGIYSTISSVINFLSPVISGIVLSLSTIEFTLMIDIITAIIGILITITLNLKLFSREAKNKKNDFFIELKFGIMYIIKNKSLKYLFLYQFIILFLISPSAFLNPLLVNRTFGMEVWRFSFTEMTYSFGMILGGIFITKLKKDLGLKITLLSGIMYGLFMVGLGSMRYFILYLLINTMMGFTSPCYSTPIITTIQRRVDNSIQGRVFSFLQIVNTCSLPLGMSFFGPIADIIRIQDIFVISGILVIILSLVFHIKNILKIES from the coding sequence ATGAAAAATTGGAAAAAAGTAGCAAAGAAATTTATAGTAGCACAATCAATTTCTTTATTTGGCTCATCAATAGTTCAGTATGGAATTATATGGTATTTGACATTGGAAACAGGTTCAGCTAAAATTCTAACATTAACAACATTGTGTGGTTTTTTACCACAAATGTTAATATCATTTTTTTCAGGAACTTTGATAGATAAATATAATAGAAAATCTATTTTAATAGTTTCAGATAGTATTATAGCAATTTCTACATTTCTTTTAGCAATCTCATTTTTTCTAGGAGAAAGAAATTATAATCTATTGTTTGTAGTATTAATAATTCGTTCATTTGGAACTGGAGTACAGACTCCAACTGTAAATACTATAATTCCTCAAATTGTACCTGAGGAAAAATTATTTAGAGTGAATGGAATATATAGCACTATTTCTTCAGTTATAAATTTTTTATCTCCAGTTATAAGTGGAATAGTATTGAGTTTAAGCACAATAGAGTTTACTTTAATGATAGATATTATTACAGCAATTATTGGAATTTTAATAACAATAACATTGAATTTAAAACTTTTTTCTAGAGAAGCTAAGAATAAAAAGAATGATTTTTTTATAGAGTTAAAGTTTGGAATAATGTATATAATCAAAAATAAAAGTTTAAAATACCTTTTTTTATATCAGTTTATAATACTGTTTTTAATAAGTCCATCAGCATTTTTAAATCCATTATTAGTGAATAGGACCTTTGGAATGGAGGTTTGGAGGTTTAGTTTTACTGAGATGACATATAGTTTTGGAATGATATTGGGAGGAATTTTTATAACTAAATTAAAAAAAGATTTAGGATTGAAAATAACACTTTTATCTGGAATAATGTATGGTTTATTTATGGTAGGATTAGGAAGTATGAGATATTTTATTTTGTATCTATTGATTAATACTATGATGGGCTTTACTTCTCCATGTTATTCAACACCAATTATAACAACTATTCAAAGGAGAGTAGATAATAGTATTCAGGGAAGAGTTTTTAGTTTTTTACAAATAGTAAATACTTGTTCTTTGCCATTGGGAATGAGTTTTTTCGGTCCAATAGCTGATATTATAAGAATCCAAGATATATTTGTAATTTCAGGAATATTAGTTATAATTTTATCACTTGTATTTCATATAAAAAATATTTTAAAAATAGAGAGTTAA
- the mnmE gene encoding tRNA uridine-5-carboxymethylaminomethyl(34) synthesis GTPase MnmE, translated as MLFDTIAAISTPRGEGGIGIVRISGSDAFTILKKIFKPKSGKKIEELRNFSINYGHIYDGEQLIDEVMVSIMKAPHTYTKENIVEINCHGGFVITEKLLETVLKYGARHAEIGEFTRRAFLNGRIDLTQAEAIIDIIHGKTEKSVSLSLNQLRGDLKEQIEHLKKLILDVAAHINVVLDYPEEGIDDPLPENLVGNLQEVVDTTDRLIKSYDKGKMIKEGIKTAIVGKPNVGKSSLLNSVLREERAIVTHIPGTTRDVIEEVVNLKGIPLILVDTAGIRKTDDIVENIGVEKSKKMIENADLILFVIDGSRELEEEDIKIHESINSEKVIGILNKIDMERKVDLSKLTKIKNWIEISAMKNIGIDEMEDKIYHHIVDGNVEDSSQKITITNVRHKSALEKTKQYVENIFDTIHAGLPMDLMAVDIKGALNSLSEVTGEISSEDLLDHIFSNFCVGK; from the coding sequence ATGCTTTTTGATACTATAGCGGCTATTTCAACTCCTCGTGGAGAGGGGGGAATTGGTATTGTAAGAATTTCAGGAAGCGATGCTTTTACAATTCTTAAAAAAATTTTTAAACCAAAGTCTGGTAAAAAAATAGAGGAATTGAGAAATTTTAGTATAAACTATGGACATATTTATGATGGAGAGCAACTGATTGATGAAGTAATGGTATCTATTATGAAAGCTCCACATACTTATACAAAAGAGAATATTGTAGAGATAAATTGCCATGGTGGATTTGTAATAACTGAAAAACTTCTTGAAACAGTTTTAAAATATGGAGCAAGACATGCTGAAATTGGAGAGTTTACAAGAAGAGCTTTTTTAAATGGAAGAATTGATTTAACTCAAGCTGAAGCTATAATAGATATAATTCATGGAAAAACAGAAAAATCAGTATCTTTATCATTAAACCAACTTAGAGGGGATTTAAAAGAGCAGATAGAACATCTTAAAAAATTAATTTTAGATGTTGCTGCACATATTAATGTTGTTCTTGATTACCCAGAAGAAGGAATAGATGACCCATTACCAGAGAATCTAGTAGGAAACCTTCAAGAGGTAGTTGATACAACAGATAGATTAATTAAGTCTTATGATAAAGGGAAGATGATTAAAGAGGGAATTAAGACTGCCATAGTAGGAAAACCTAATGTTGGTAAGTCAAGCCTTTTAAATTCAGTTTTACGTGAGGAGAGAGCTATTGTAACTCATATTCCTGGAACAACTAGAGATGTGATAGAAGAGGTTGTAAATTTAAAAGGAATACCATTGATTTTAGTAGATACTGCTGGAATTAGAAAAACTGATGACATTGTAGAAAATATAGGTGTAGAAAAATCTAAAAAAATGATAGAGAATGCTGACCTCATATTATTTGTAATAGATGGTTCAAGAGAGCTAGAAGAGGAAGATATAAAAATCCATGAAAGTATAAATTCTGAAAAAGTAATTGGTATCTTAAATAAGATAGATATGGAAAGAAAGGTAGATTTATCAAAACTAACTAAGATAAAGAATTGGATAGAGATTTCAGCTATGAAAAATATAGGTATTGATGAAATGGAAGATAAAATCTATCATCATATAGTAGATGGAAATGTTGAAGATAGTTCTCAAAAGATAACAATTACAAATGTTAGACATAAATCTGCTTTAGAGAAAACGAAACAGTATGTAGAAAATATTTTTGATACTATACATGCTGGATTACCAATGGATTTAATGGCTGTTGATATAAAAGGAGCTTTAAATTCCCTTTCAGAAGTAACTGGAGAGATTTCTAGCGAAGATTTATTAGACCATATTTTTAGCAATTTCTGTGTTGGAAAATAA
- the rnpA gene encoding ribonuclease P protein component: protein MNNLKKNGEFQIIYNSGRKSFGYYSLIFFKKNDNNLKRCGFVVSKKTGNAVCRNRLKRLFREYYRQNEESLKDGYDIIFVAKKTAGEKFKFLKFGDIKKDLDKTLKNVKLFK, encoded by the coding sequence ATGAATAATTTAAAGAAAAATGGAGAGTTTCAAATAATCTACAATTCGGGAAGAAAAAGTTTTGGTTATTACTCTCTTATTTTTTTTAAGAAGAATGATAATAATTTGAAAAGATGTGGGTTTGTTGTAAGTAAAAAAACTGGAAATGCCGTTTGTAGAAATAGATTAAAAAGACTATTTAGAGAATATTATCGTCAAAATGAAGAATCATTAAAAGATGGGTATGATATTATTTTTGTAGCAAAAAAAACAGCTGGAGAAAAATTTAAATTTTTAAAATTTGGAGATATAAAAAAAGACTTAGATAAAACTCTAAAAAATGTAAAGTTATTTAAATAG
- a CDS encoding YidC/Oxa1 family membrane protein insertase — protein MSYIYGLLKGAISALLHLMYSLTGNFGVAIILATIVIKIILLPLTLKQDKSMKSMKVLQPEIEKIKQQYQNDPKMMNQKTMELYQKHKVNPMGGCLPLLIQLPILWALFGVLRDPVTVPQDSTFLWMQLVNPDPYYILPILNGVVSFLQQKVMGSSDNPQMKNMMYMFPLMMVFISYKMPAGLQIYWLASSVAAVVQQYLIMKKGE, from the coding sequence ATGAGTTATATTTATGGTTTATTGAAAGGAGCTATTTCAGCTCTATTACATTTAATGTATAGTTTAACAGGAAATTTTGGAGTAGCTATTATACTTGCAACTATTGTTATTAAAATTATTTTACTTCCATTGACCTTAAAACAAGATAAATCTATGAAAAGTATGAAAGTACTACAACCAGAAATAGAAAAAATTAAGCAACAATATCAAAATGACCCTAAAATGATGAATCAAAAAACTATGGAGTTATATCAAAAACATAAAGTTAATCCAATGGGAGGATGTTTACCTCTTTTAATACAGCTTCCTATATTATGGGCATTATTTGGTGTTTTAAGAGACCCTGTAACAGTACCTCAAGATTCAACATTTTTGTGGATGCAACTTGTTAATCCAGACCCTTATTATATATTACCAATACTAAATGGAGTAGTATCATTTTTACAACAAAAAGTGATGGGATCTTCTGATAATCCTCAAATGAAAAATATGATGTATATGTTTCCTTTAATGATGGTATTTATATCATATAAAATGCCAGCAGGATTACAAATATATTGGTTAGCATCAAGTGTTGCAGCAGTAGTTCAACAATACTTGATTATGAAAAAAGGAGAATAA
- the yidD gene encoding membrane protein insertion efficiency factor YidD has protein sequence MKKIILLLIKLYQKYISIFLGKNCRFYPTCSAYTYEAIEKFGIIKGIFLGIKRIIKCHPFHPGGYDPVPEKRDKN, from the coding sequence ATGAAAAAAATTATACTTTTATTAATAAAACTTTATCAAAAGTATATATCTATATTTTTAGGAAAAAATTGTCGATTTTATCCTACATGTTCAGCTTATACTTATGAAGCAATAGAAAAATTTGGGATAATAAAAGGGATTTTTTTAGGAATAAAAAGAATAATTAAATGCCACCCTTTTCATCCTGGAGGATATGATCCAGTACCAGAAAAAAGAGATAAAAATTAG
- the mnmG gene encoding tRNA uridine-5-carboxymethylaminomethyl(34) synthesis enzyme MnmG — MKKIYDVIVVGGGHAGVEAALASARLGKDTAIFTLYLDTIAMMSCNPSIGGPGKSNLVAEMDILGGEMGKHTDEFNLQLKHLNESKGPAARITRGQADKYLYRTEMRKKLEHTDNLHMIQDCVEQIIVDDGEIKGVRTRLGISYFAKAVVLCTGTFLKGKIVIGDVIYSAGRQGEQSAEKLSDSLRDHGIHIERYQTATPPRLDRRSIDFSKMEELKGEEHPRYFSIFTNKERNNVVPTWLTHTTEKTIEVAKEMLKYSPIVSGIIETHGPRHCPSLDRKVLNFPDKTNHQIFLELESADSEEIYVNGLTTAMPPFAQEAMMRTIAGLENAKIMRHGYAVEYDYAPASQLYPSLESKKIAGLFFAGQINGTSGYEEAACQGFMAGVNAARKLDGKEPVIIDRSEGYIGVLIDDIIHKKTPEPYRVLPSRSEYRLTLRFDNAFMRLYEKAKEIGLLSKEKLEYLENAINIVNSEIERLREISVPMVKANELLEKLGSNQKFAKGIKIGELLKVKEVTYDSLKDVTEIGDYPEFIKNQIETIIKYDIFIQRENEQIEKFKRLEEMRIPKDFDFSTVKGISNIARSGLEEIRPLSIGEASRISGVTGNDIALLIGYLK, encoded by the coding sequence ATGAAAAAAATTTATGATGTAATAGTTGTTGGAGGAGGTCATGCTGGAGTAGAAGCAGCACTTGCTTCAGCTAGACTTGGAAAAGATACAGCTATATTTACACTTTACTTAGATACAATTGCAATGATGTCATGTAACCCTTCAATAGGGGGTCCTGGAAAAAGTAATCTTGTGGCAGAGATGGACATCTTAGGTGGAGAGATGGGAAAACATACAGATGAGTTTAATCTTCAATTGAAACATCTAAATGAGAGTAAAGGACCAGCAGCTAGAATAACAAGAGGACAAGCTGATAAATATCTTTATAGAACAGAGATGAGAAAAAAACTTGAGCATACAGATAATCTTCATATGATTCAAGATTGTGTAGAACAAATTATAGTAGATGATGGAGAGATAAAAGGAGTTAGAACAAGACTTGGAATCTCTTATTTTGCTAAAGCTGTTGTACTTTGTACTGGAACTTTCTTAAAAGGAAAGATAGTTATAGGAGATGTAATTTATTCTGCTGGAAGACAGGGAGAGCAATCAGCTGAGAAACTTTCAGACTCTCTTAGAGACCATGGAATCCATATAGAGAGATATCAGACAGCTACACCTCCAAGACTTGATAGAAGAAGTATAGATTTCTCTAAAATGGAGGAATTAAAGGGAGAGGAACACCCTAGATACTTCTCAATTTTTACTAATAAAGAGAGAAACAATGTAGTTCCTACATGGCTTACACACACAACTGAAAAAACAATTGAAGTGGCTAAAGAGATGTTAAAATACTCTCCAATAGTAAGTGGAATAATAGAGACTCATGGACCTAGACACTGTCCGTCACTAGATAGAAAAGTACTTAATTTCCCAGATAAAACAAACCATCAAATATTTTTGGAGTTAGAATCTGCTGATTCTGAAGAAATCTATGTAAATGGTTTAACTACAGCTATGCCACCATTTGCTCAAGAAGCTATGATGAGAACTATAGCTGGACTTGAAAATGCTAAAATAATGAGACATGGTTATGCTGTAGAGTATGATTATGCTCCAGCTTCTCAATTATATCCAAGTTTAGAAAGTAAAAAAATAGCTGGGCTATTTTTTGCTGGGCAGATAAATGGAACATCTGGTTATGAAGAGGCAGCTTGTCAAGGATTTATGGCTGGGGTAAATGCTGCTAGAAAATTAGATGGAAAAGAACCTGTTATCATAGATAGAAGTGAGGGATATATAGGAGTTCTTATTGATGATATTATACATAAGAAAACTCCAGAACCATATAGAGTATTACCATCTCGTTCAGAGTATAGACTTACTTTAAGATTTGATAATGCCTTTATGAGATTGTATGAAAAGGCAAAGGAAATAGGACTTTTATCTAAAGAAAAATTAGAGTATTTAGAGAATGCTATTAATATTGTAAATAGTGAGATAGAGAGACTTAGAGAGATAAGTGTACCTATGGTTAAAGCTAATGAACTTTTAGAAAAATTAGGTTCTAATCAAAAATTTGCTAAGGGAATAAAGATAGGAGAACTTTTAAAGGTTAAAGAGGTAACTTATGATAGTCTAAAAGATGTTACTGAGATTGGAGATTATCCAGAATTTATTAAAAATCAGATAGAAACTATTATAAAATATGACATCTTTATTCAAAGAGAGAATGAGCAAATAGAGAAGTTTAAAAGATTAGAAGAGATGAGAATACCTAAAGATTTTGATTTTTCTACAGTAAAAGGAATCTCTAATATTGCTAGAAGTGGATTAGAAGAGATAAGACCACTATCTATAGGAGAGGCTTCAAGAATAAGTGGAGTTACAGGAAATGATATAGCTCTATTGATAGGATATTTAAAATAA
- a CDS encoding ABC-F family ATP-binding cassette domain-containing protein, whose translation MSILDVKNVSHGFGSRVILEDASFRLLKGEHIGLVGANGEGKTTFLNIITGNLMPDEGTVTWCNHITTGYLDQYSTLEKGKTIRDILKSAFNHMFELEQEMMGLYEKMGDCTPEEMDALMEEVGEIQSILDSGDFYSLDSKIEEYAKGLGLMDIGLERDVSELSGGQRAKILLAKVLLENPMILILDEPTNFLDENHIEWLKNFLQNYENAFILVSHDIPFLNSVVNVIYHVENAVLTRYTGDYYQFREMYELKKRQLEQAYKKQQKEIEHLKDFIARNKARVATTNLAKDRQRKLDRMEIIEIAKEKPKPTFGFSSARTPSREVITVKDLVIGYNDPLTKPLNFTIERNQKIAIKGVNGLGKSTLLKTLLGKIKPISGEIEHGQFLEIGYFEQEEKAGNTTTALDEIWNEFPSMTNAEVRAALAKCGLTTNHITSQMQVLSGGENAKVRLCKLMLREINLLVLDEPTNHLDIDAKEELKRALKEFKGTIVLVSHEPDFYMDVVTEVWNVEDWTTKIV comes from the coding sequence ATGAGTATATTAGATGTAAAAAATGTCAGCCATGGTTTTGGTTCTAGAGTAATATTAGAAGATGCTTCTTTTAGACTTTTAAAAGGAGAACATATAGGACTTGTAGGAGCTAATGGAGAGGGAAAAACAACATTTTTAAATATAATTACTGGGAATCTTATGCCAGATGAGGGAACAGTTACTTGGTGTAATCATATTACTACTGGCTATTTAGACCAATATAGTACTTTAGAAAAAGGAAAAACTATTAGAGATATTTTAAAGTCAGCTTTTAATCATATGTTTGAATTAGAACAAGAGATGATGGGATTATATGAAAAAATGGGAGATTGTACTCCTGAAGAGATGGATGCTCTTATGGAAGAGGTAGGAGAGATTCAAAGTATCTTAGACAGTGGAGATTTTTACTCTTTAGATTCTAAAATAGAAGAGTATGCTAAAGGACTTGGGCTTATGGATATAGGTCTTGAAAGAGATGTATCAGAACTTTCTGGAGGACAGAGAGCTAAGATATTACTAGCTAAAGTTTTATTAGAAAATCCAATGATATTAATATTAGATGAGCCTACAAACTTTTTAGATGAAAATCATATAGAGTGGTTAAAGAACTTCTTACAAAATTATGAGAATGCTTTTATATTAGTATCACATGATATTCCATTTTTAAACTCTGTTGTAAATGTTATTTATCATGTGGAGAATGCTGTATTGACTCGTTATACTGGAGATTACTATCAATTTAGAGAGATGTATGAATTAAAGAAAAGACAATTAGAGCAAGCATATAAAAAACAACAGAAAGAGATAGAGCATCTAAAAGATTTTATAGCTCGTAATAAAGCTAGAGTTGCTACTACAAACCTTGCTAAAGATAGGCAAAGAAAACTGGATAGAATGGAGATTATAGAAATAGCTAAGGAAAAACCAAAACCAACTTTTGGATTTAGTTCAGCTAGAACTCCAAGTAGAGAAGTTATAACAGTAAAAGATTTAGTTATTGGATATAATGACCCTCTTACAAAACCTCTTAACTTTACTATTGAAAGAAATCAAAAAATAGCTATTAAAGGTGTAAATGGACTTGGAAAATCTACTCTATTAAAAACTTTATTAGGAAAGATAAAACCTATATCTGGAGAAATAGAACATGGACAATTTTTAGAAATTGGATATTTTGAACAAGAGGAAAAAGCAGGAAATACTACTACAGCTTTAGATGAGATATGGAATGAGTTTCCAAGTATGACTAATGCTGAAGTAAGAGCTGCTCTTGCTAAATGTGGTTTAACTACTAATCATATAACAAGTCAGATGCAAGTATTATCTGGAGGAGAAAATGCTAAGGTACGTCTATGTAAACTTATGCTTAGAGAGATTAATTTGCTTGTTTTAGACGAACCAACTAATCACTTGGATATAGATGCCAAAGAAGAGCTAAAAAGAGCTTTAAAAGAGTTTAAAGGAACAATAGTATTAGTTAGTCACGAGCCAGATTTTTATATGGATGTAGTAACAGAAGTTTGGAATGTAGAAGATTGGACAACAAAAATAGTATAA
- the sstT gene encoding serine/threonine transporter SstT — translation MKEIYIKWHKISLIKRIILGIFMGILLVLVAPEKASGIVILGDLFVGALKAIAPILVFFLVMVAVLQHKKGQKSNMKSIVVLYLLGTFLAAVVAVVGSFIFPVELILKATEGSIAPPENIYGVLKGLLMNLVDNPMNALLKGNYIGILFWSILFGGFLRDGKESTKQALIDISEVILKTVKTVIEFAPFGIMGLIFNSMKTSGITSLFAYGKLIILLLGCMTFVTFIVNPLIAWIMIRQNPFPLVFKCLKYSGVTAFFTRSSAANIPVNMNLCEELGLDKDMYSVSIPLGATINMAGAAITISVFTLSAAHTLGIEVDIFSAILLSVLSAISACGASGVAGGSLLLIPLACSLFGIPNDIAIQVVGVGFIIGVIQDSCETALNSSTDVLFTSIAEYANWRKEGKTIIFNKLESVK, via the coding sequence ATGAAAGAAATATACATAAAATGGCATAAAATAAGTCTTATTAAAAGAATAATTTTGGGAATTTTTATGGGAATATTGTTGGTTTTAGTAGCTCCAGAAAAAGCTAGTGGAATTGTTATATTAGGAGATTTATTTGTTGGTGCACTTAAGGCAATAGCTCCTATACTTGTTTTTTTCTTAGTTATGGTAGCAGTATTACAGCATAAAAAAGGTCAGAAGTCTAATATGAAATCAATAGTAGTTTTATATCTTTTAGGAACTTTTTTAGCAGCTGTAGTAGCAGTAGTTGGAAGTTTTATTTTTCCTGTTGAGTTAATTTTAAAAGCTACTGAAGGTTCAATTGCTCCTCCTGAAAATATATATGGAGTTTTAAAAGGACTTCTTATGAATCTAGTAGATAATCCTATGAATGCATTACTTAAGGGAAATTATATAGGAATTCTATTTTGGAGTATACTTTTTGGAGGCTTTTTAAGAGATGGAAAAGAGAGTACAAAACAGGCTTTGATTGATATATCTGAGGTAATTTTAAAAACAGTAAAAACTGTTATTGAGTTTGCACCTTTTGGGATAATGGGACTTATATTTAATTCTATGAAAACAAGTGGAATTACTAGTTTATTTGCTTATGGGAAATTAATTATTTTATTACTTGGATGTATGACTTTTGTAACTTTTATTGTAAATCCTTTAATAGCTTGGATTATGATTAGACAAAATCCATTTCCATTGGTGTTTAAATGTTTAAAATATAGTGGAGTAACAGCTTTCTTTACAAGAAGTTCTGCAGCTAATATTCCTGTTAATATGAATTTATGTGAAGAATTAGGATTAGATAAAGATATGTATTCAGTATCAATTCCTTTAGGAGCAACTATAAATATGGCTGGAGCAGCTATTACAATATCTGTGTTTACTTTAAGTGCAGCTCATACTTTAGGAATTGAAGTAGATATATTTTCAGCTATACTTTTAAGTGTTCTTTCAGCTATTAGTGCTTGTGGTGCTTCAGGAGTAGCTGGAGGCTCTCTTTTACTAATTCCTTTAGCTTGTAGTTTATTTGGTATTCCTAATGATATCGCTATACAAGTTGTTGGAGTTGGATTTATAATTGGAGTTATTCAAGATTCTTGTGAAACAGCTTTAAATTCATCTACTGATGTATTATTTACAAGTATTGCTGAATATGCTAATTGGAGAAAAGAGGGCAAAACTATAATTTTTAATAAGTTAGAAAGTGTAAAATAG
- a CDS encoding ACT domain-containing protein codes for MKGKYLIVDKAILPDYFEKVIEARTLLRDGKFQNVSEAVKEVGISRSTYYKYKDFVFSPSDSNIGRKALISIMLEDKKGALSEILNFLYSVECNIITINQNIPINEVASIIISMDISDTKTPIEEILVNLKTVKYVVSSKLVALE; via the coding sequence ATGAAGGGAAAGTATCTAATTGTTGATAAAGCTATCTTACCAGATTATTTTGAAAAAGTTATTGAAGCTAGAACTCTTCTAAGAGATGGGAAATTTCAAAATGTTAGTGAAGCTGTTAAGGAAGTTGGAATAAGTAGAAGTACATATTATAAATATAAAGATTTTGTTTTTTCTCCTTCAGATAGTAATATTGGAAGAAAAGCACTTATTTCAATAATGCTTGAAGATAAAAAAGGAGCTCTTTCTGAAATTTTAAATTTTTTATACTCTGTTGAATGTAATATTATTACTATTAATCAAAATATTCCCATCAATGAAGTTGCATCAATCATCATTTCAATGGATATTTCTGATACTAAAACACCAATAGAAGAGATATTAGTCAATCTAAAAACTGTCAAATATGTTGTTTCATCTAAGCTAGTAGCTTTAGAGTAA